The genome window TATCAGAGCCGTGGAAGACCACCACGTTGATAGGCCGGGTGTGGAAGTGCGGCAACGCATGCAGCTTACCGGTACTAATAGCTCGATCGACTTGATCACTCCCATTTACAATATCCATCGAACGAAGTTCGATGAAGGCAATATGGCAGTAGGGCAATAAGGCAATATGTTGCCTAAAGCCCTTAACCATCGCCTGCACAGAAAGACAAAGCACAAAGGCAAAGGATAGGCGCAGACCAAACATACTGCCCTATTCCCCTACTGCCTTACTGCCCTGAACCAGCTTCTCATTTGTGTTCTTCGCCGACCTGGTGGTTATGGCGGAGCGGCTGCACCCGATCCCATTCCGAACTCGGCCGTGAAACGCTCCAGCGCCAATGGTACTTCATCTTAAGATGCGGGAGAGTAGGTCGCTGCCAGGTCTGCTAAGCACACAAATCAATCCATCTTCTCAAACCCATGCAAAACAGACCAAATCACGCCCAAAGCGCCAAAAAATACCAAAACCGGTCATAATATCGCACCCATAACGCGGGGTGGAGCAGCCCGGTAGCTCGTCAGGCTCATAACCTGAAGGCCGCAGGTTCAAATCCTGCCCCCGCAACCAAAAATAAAACTCGTCGCACAAGCGGCGGGTTTTGGCGTTTAAAGGGGCAAAATAGCCGGATAATCGCTCGCATCCGCCGCAACCCAGAAAAGGAGCAGGGGCCGCAAAGCCCCACACAAACCTTGTTTGCACCGAAAATCACTTCTGTAAGTCCAGCCACTCATCCAAGCCGATATGGCTTATATGTTCGACGCGATGGTCATTCATGAACTGGTTGAACTGCTTCTCTTCCGTGTGGTGATGTTTAAAGCCACATTTCGCCTGGGCTTTGAAGGATTGCTCGTTTTCGGCGAAATAACCACACCACAGAGCCGCCATTTTCAGGTCTTCGAAGGCATGGCGCATCAGTTCCTTCACAGCTTCCGGAATAAGGCCCTTTCCCCAGAAGGGGACACCGATCCAGTAGGCAACCTCTGCTTCATTGGCGGCGATATCAAAATTACTGTCCTTGCCGA of Brucella intermedia LMG 3301 contains these proteins:
- a CDS encoding GNAT family N-acetyltransferase, with translation MLETERLIMRPWQDSDAASLYKYASDDRVGPIAGWPVHQSEEESLEIIRTVFSHPEVYAVTLKEDNVAIGMVGLLIGKDSNFDIAANEAEVAYWIGVPFWGKGLIPEAVKELMRHAFEDLKMAALWCGYFAENEQSFKAQAKCGFKHHHTEEKQFNQFMNDHRVEHISHIGLDEWLDLQK